Proteins encoded in a region of the Teredinibacter purpureus genome:
- a CDS encoding phosphatase PAP2 family protein, translating into MTIKRPTITSFFRIDTILFTMSVLIFLLWPDIDLAVAAYFFDHNTFTYADNSVVRFIYLVFARIHILYLLFFIGAIIYCSRKRLPNAKKRWVYLLITLVIGPGILVNLVLKDNTLGRPRPQHIEQFGGEMIFTPVFYYSGECAKNCSFVSGHAAIGFYLMAIAWVTQRRRWIFYGIALGSFVGFVRILQGGHFLSDVLFAGWFTYFTYTLIGYLMGMVPKTPARLPPS; encoded by the coding sequence GTGACCATTAAGCGCCCTACTATCACGTCTTTTTTTCGTATTGACACCATATTGTTTACAATGAGCGTTCTGATTTTTTTGTTGTGGCCAGATATAGATCTAGCTGTTGCAGCCTATTTTTTCGATCACAACACGTTCACCTATGCAGATAACTCCGTTGTTCGCTTTATCTACCTAGTGTTTGCTCGAATCCATATTCTGTACCTCTTGTTTTTTATAGGTGCCATAATTTACTGCTCACGAAAACGCCTACCCAACGCTAAAAAACGTTGGGTTTACTTATTGATAACACTCGTAATTGGGCCTGGTATATTGGTGAATCTAGTTTTGAAAGATAATACGCTAGGGCGACCGCGGCCCCAACATATAGAACAATTTGGCGGTGAAATGATCTTTACTCCGGTGTTTTATTATTCAGGTGAATGCGCTAAAAACTGTTCGTTTGTGAGCGGCCATGCAGCCATTGGCTTTTATCTCATGGCTATTGCATGGGTCACCCAGCGGCGTCGCTGGATTTTTTACGGTATTGCGCTGGGATCTTTCGTGGGGTTTGTTCGCATATTGCAAGGCGGTCATTTTCTTAGCGATGTCCTGTTCGCAGGTTGGTTTACTTACTTCACCTACACGCTTATCGGCTACTTAATGGGCATGGTGCCAAAAACACCCGCGAGGCTGCCGCCCAGTTAA
- a CDS encoding ligand-binding sensor domain-containing protein has protein sequence MTFNKRYLRKNPLSVPASRLFWRVAITLLLLTTFSSSAETRNSDTKKSLSEPPKDIRFSRYYKSHINEHRFSYISTLAQGPLGFLWVGTANGLLRYDGRSTRLYRTDTNNPATISANYVRRIAFDNNNIMWVATEYGLNSYDPATDSFKRWMHDPRNSNSPSNNFIKTVTVTRDNRVILGTAAGMDIISANRRLFSHYQHEPNNPNSLSNNYVRVVHEAKDGRIWIGTEGGGLVVFDQKKNSFRRYKHDANNAQSIIDDYVTAVIEDQHNRIWVGTQGSGISRIEANGKTITNFPHNEDGSGLPDGIIYEISEDKTGALWFLTDRAGVLIYDEKIDKFIAFQNKPYDTTTLAFDTVKGFTEDTNGNIWISAFPAGLHYFNRKASKFQYHYNIHNNANSLSNSTILDVTRDHTGTLWVGTEKGLNAVNEKNNTVKQFLKGDQPNQLNAHAILAIQEDTDGKIWIGSWNGGLSRLDPKTNTLTHYPVADSGPHTINSAFVWKIFLDSKNNLWVGTETAGLNRYDRTTDSFTRYVNNAADDSTLSYDYIWDIMEDSKNRLWIATQYGLNLFHYDTESFTRYLPEDDRPVSLSTGRLQDLEEDRQGNIWIATQGGGLNWFNPETEEFKHIRVNDGLPDDSVAAVEEDDSGYIWAATSDGLVKIDPYSLHIITGFSEANGLMSHEFIRKASHKDKDGKLYFGSSNGLLSFYPDEIEVEQALPKPIITDFQIFNQAMDFIGIRSSGHPLDETSNKQHSPIQLDHKASMITFGYTAINFQQRRHNLFAYKLDNFDTQWNYVTNKTTATYTNLDPGDYTFKLATADSNGKLSNEIASIDIYIAPPSWKSWWAYLCYTFFGATIIFILLRLITLNLTTHKLNKLVDIRTQELTRANNAKTDFLANMSHELRTPLNAIIGFSKRLKDRRATIDTEKAGKALESIYRNGVHLLAIINDILDIAKVESGTMSIFVIPCDIRVAIKQAISDMRPRAEEKGLIIVDPGEFTVKKIMADPIRVSQIVNNLLSNAIKYTQKGHITIRVTLQKIDNIEYCRIDFEDTGIGIRKENQSKLFTRFEQFETETRKQKGYGTGLGLALVENLCRAHHGWAECKSKFGEGSTFSAVLPTTQPE, from the coding sequence ATGACCTTTAACAAGCGTTATCTGCGCAAAAACCCACTATCGGTGCCTGCCAGCCGCCTATTTTGGCGTGTGGCCATTACACTGTTACTGCTTACGACCTTTTCCAGCTCAGCGGAAACGCGCAATAGCGACACGAAAAAAAGCTTATCTGAGCCCCCGAAAGATATTCGCTTTAGCCGCTATTACAAGTCCCATATTAACGAGCACCGCTTTAGCTATATCAGCACGCTCGCACAAGGCCCTCTAGGCTTTCTTTGGGTAGGCACAGCCAATGGTTTGCTGCGCTATGACGGTCGATCGACACGGCTCTACCGAACCGACACCAACAACCCTGCAACTATTAGCGCCAACTATGTCAGGCGAATAGCCTTTGATAACAACAACATTATGTGGGTAGCAACCGAATACGGATTAAATAGCTACGACCCTGCAACCGACAGTTTCAAGCGCTGGATGCACGACCCCCGTAACTCAAACTCCCCTTCCAATAACTTCATAAAAACCGTTACGGTTACCCGCGATAATCGCGTCATACTCGGCACCGCGGCAGGTATGGATATTATCTCCGCCAACCGCCGACTGTTCAGCCACTATCAGCACGAACCGAATAACCCGAATTCTTTGAGTAACAATTACGTGCGCGTGGTACACGAGGCAAAAGATGGCCGAATCTGGATTGGTACCGAAGGTGGCGGGCTCGTGGTTTTCGACCAAAAGAAAAATAGTTTTAGGCGCTACAAGCACGACGCTAACAATGCGCAATCTATCATTGATGATTACGTAACTGCCGTCATTGAAGACCAGCACAATCGTATATGGGTAGGCACCCAAGGCTCGGGTATCAGCAGAATAGAAGCCAATGGAAAAACCATTACAAACTTCCCTCACAACGAAGATGGCTCAGGATTACCCGACGGCATTATTTATGAAATAAGTGAAGATAAAACAGGCGCATTATGGTTTTTAACTGACCGAGCAGGGGTATTAATTTACGACGAAAAAATAGATAAATTTATCGCGTTCCAGAACAAACCCTATGACACAACGACCCTTGCATTTGACACGGTAAAAGGGTTTACCGAGGACACCAACGGAAACATTTGGATCTCCGCCTTTCCGGCGGGTTTACATTACTTCAACCGAAAAGCTTCAAAATTTCAGTATCACTACAACATTCATAACAATGCCAATAGCCTGTCGAACAGCACCATTCTAGACGTAACTCGCGATCACACTGGTACTCTATGGGTGGGAACCGAAAAAGGTTTAAATGCCGTAAACGAAAAAAACAACACCGTTAAACAGTTTCTAAAAGGCGACCAACCCAACCAATTAAACGCACATGCCATACTCGCGATTCAAGAAGATACAGACGGGAAAATTTGGATTGGCAGCTGGAATGGCGGCCTCTCACGACTCGACCCAAAAACTAACACCTTAACTCACTATCCTGTAGCCGATTCGGGCCCTCACACAATTAACAGCGCATTTGTATGGAAAATATTTCTCGATTCTAAAAATAATCTGTGGGTAGGCACCGAAACAGCCGGCTTAAATCGGTACGACAGAACAACTGACAGTTTCACACGCTATGTTAATAATGCCGCCGATGACAGCACACTTAGTTACGATTATATTTGGGATATTATGGAGGACTCAAAAAATCGGCTATGGATCGCCACACAATACGGATTAAATCTATTTCACTATGATACTGAGTCGTTTACACGGTACCTTCCAGAGGATGACCGGCCCGTTAGCTTGTCTACAGGACGACTACAAGATTTAGAAGAAGACAGGCAAGGTAACATTTGGATAGCGACCCAAGGCGGTGGTTTAAATTGGTTCAACCCAGAAACAGAAGAGTTTAAGCACATTCGAGTGAATGATGGCTTGCCCGATGACAGCGTAGCGGCAGTAGAAGAAGACGACAGCGGTTACATTTGGGCGGCAACATCTGACGGATTAGTTAAGATCGACCCATATTCTCTACACATTATCACAGGGTTCTCAGAAGCTAACGGCCTAATGAGCCATGAATTTATACGAAAGGCTTCGCACAAGGATAAAGACGGAAAACTATATTTCGGTAGTTCGAATGGTCTTCTCAGCTTTTATCCTGACGAAATAGAGGTTGAACAGGCTCTTCCAAAACCCATTATTACCGATTTCCAAATATTTAATCAGGCGATGGACTTTATTGGGATTCGGTCATCCGGACACCCTTTAGACGAGACTTCGAACAAACAACACTCGCCCATTCAGCTTGATCATAAAGCATCGATGATTACTTTTGGCTATACCGCCATTAATTTCCAACAAAGGCGTCACAATTTATTTGCCTATAAACTCGATAATTTCGATACTCAGTGGAATTATGTTACCAACAAAACTACCGCCACCTATACAAACCTGGACCCAGGAGATTACACCTTTAAACTAGCCACTGCCGATAGCAATGGAAAACTATCGAATGAGATTGCGAGCATCGACATCTATATTGCTCCACCCTCGTGGAAAAGTTGGTGGGCCTATCTTTGCTATACCTTTTTTGGCGCCACAATCATATTTATACTATTAAGATTGATTACGCTAAATTTAACGACCCATAAACTTAACAAGCTCGTAGATATAAGAACACAAGAACTTACTCGAGCCAACAATGCTAAAACAGATTTTTTAGCGAATATGTCACACGAATTACGAACACCACTGAATGCTATTATAGGCTTTTCAAAGCGCCTTAAAGATAGGCGCGCCACAATCGACACAGAAAAAGCAGGGAAAGCCCTGGAATCCATTTATAGGAATGGTGTTCATTTACTGGCAATTATTAATGACATACTGGATATCGCCAAAGTTGAATCTGGCACCATGAGTATTTTCGTTATTCCCTGCGATATAAGAGTCGCCATTAAACAGGCCATTAGCGACATGCGACCTCGTGCAGAAGAAAAAGGTTTAATCATTGTTGACCCGGGAGAGTTCACCGTTAAAAAAATTATGGCTGACCCAATTAGAGTGAGCCAAATCGTAAACAATCTACTCTCGAATGCCATAAAATACACACAGAAAGGCCATATAACTATCCGTGTTACACTTCAAAAAATTGATAACATAGAATATTGTCGAATAGATTTTGAAGACACTGGTATAGGTATTCGAAAGGAAAATCAATCAAAACTATTTACGCGTTTTGAACAATTTGAGACAGAAACCAGAAAACAAAAAGGCTACGGCACAGGGCTTGGCTTAGCGTTAGTTGAAAATCTTTGTCGCGCGCATCATGGCTGGGCTGAATGCAAAAGTAAATTTGGAGAAGGCAGCACTTTCTCTGCCGTACTTCCAACCACGCAACCAGAATAA
- a CDS encoding type 2 periplasmic-binding domain-containing protein: protein MKKYFYSVSQFTLLLLAGFAATFCIAEPIQKAQFWATGVSTSRATYESLLAEELLKKTEAEYGPYNFGVNYLQVNYDRGRRVVAEGRVVNFFTNPLPARKLEIDRELSVIHTPVMHGLLGYRVLIVRKDNLEKFKRIENYSDLQKFKAGQVNFWADVPVYEENGLPLVLSSSFESLFFMLSRGRFDYIPLSVGEARQTLEEISTQYDNLVIVPDIVIYYPFPVFFQASKHYPELTVRLRKGMQIAQSDGTLDKLFNHYFHDVLTELNSENIRLFRLTNSNLPAGISVREPELIHTNNIVLAPGVVSIP from the coding sequence ATGAAAAAATATTTCTATAGCGTTTCACAATTCACATTACTTTTGTTAGCCGGCTTTGCGGCTACATTCTGCATCGCAGAACCCATACAAAAGGCGCAATTCTGGGCAACCGGGGTTAGTACTTCTCGCGCAACATATGAATCGCTTTTAGCGGAAGAATTACTGAAAAAAACAGAAGCTGAGTACGGACCGTACAACTTCGGTGTAAATTATCTACAGGTTAATTACGATAGAGGAAGACGTGTTGTTGCTGAAGGCCGTGTCGTTAATTTCTTCACTAATCCTTTACCGGCTCGCAAGCTCGAAATCGATCGAGAACTAAGCGTTATTCACACACCGGTCATGCATGGCTTACTGGGTTATCGTGTACTTATTGTACGAAAAGATAATCTCGAAAAGTTTAAGCGTATCGAAAACTATTCTGATCTTCAGAAATTTAAGGCAGGACAAGTAAATTTTTGGGCTGACGTGCCCGTCTATGAAGAAAATGGTTTGCCACTGGTACTTAGCAGTTCATTTGAATCGCTTTTTTTTATGCTAAGTCGTGGTCGGTTTGATTACATTCCCTTAAGCGTCGGTGAAGCGCGGCAAACGTTGGAAGAAATTAGTACTCAGTACGACAACCTCGTTATTGTTCCCGACATAGTCATTTATTACCCCTTCCCTGTTTTCTTTCAAGCGAGTAAACATTACCCTGAACTCACGGTTCGTTTACGTAAAGGTATGCAAATTGCTCAATCAGATGGCACGCTAGATAAACTATTCAATCATTATTTTCACGATGTTCTTACCGAACTTAATTCGGAGAATATTCGCCTGTTTCGACTGACTAATAGTAATCTTCCAGCAGGGATTTCAGTACGAGAGCCGGAACTAATCCATACGAATAATATAGTGCTAGCCCCAGGCGTTGTGTCTATCCCCTAA
- a CDS encoding polyhydroxyalkanoate depolymerase produces the protein MLYHAYELNHAALAPLREVVDANKRFLESPYNPASYTWAGRTAAAACDLFESFTRRYAKPEWGIASTEINEQTIAITERIIWSKPFCRLLHFERNIDQLRSAQSDAVTAHPRVLLVAPMSGHYATLLRSTVEAFLPNHEVYITDWSDARDVPLSKGAFDLNDYIDYIIEILDVLGKGCHVIGICQPGPPVLAAVAYMSEHNSPALPATMTFMGSPIDTRLSPTVPNQVAMERRFEWFKDNMIYTVPWPNKGVTRRVYPGFLQLSGFITMNQERHVTAHHQYFEHLVEGDCDNAQKHRDFYDEYLSVLDLTEEFYLQTIRDVFQEHTLAKGTFMHRGQLVRPECITQVGLMTVEGEKDDISGIGQTQAAHTLCCNIPQEHQLDYIQKGVGHYGVFSGSRFRSEVKPRMELFFQKFFDEKTERKYQKENAPLFVSGASS, from the coding sequence ATGCTATACCACGCTTACGAACTCAATCATGCTGCGCTAGCACCTTTGCGAGAAGTTGTAGACGCGAATAAACGATTTTTAGAATCCCCTTATAATCCCGCATCGTATACTTGGGCAGGTCGAACGGCTGCTGCGGCTTGCGATCTTTTTGAGTCATTCACACGTCGATACGCAAAACCAGAGTGGGGTATTGCCTCCACTGAAATAAACGAGCAAACGATTGCAATTACCGAGCGGATTATTTGGTCGAAACCCTTTTGTCGTTTATTGCATTTTGAGCGCAACATTGACCAGCTTCGTAGCGCCCAGAGTGACGCTGTTACTGCTCATCCCCGTGTATTACTGGTGGCACCTATGTCTGGCCACTACGCTACGTTGCTACGCAGTACTGTTGAGGCCTTTTTACCAAATCATGAGGTCTATATTACCGACTGGTCTGATGCGCGTGATGTCCCACTCAGTAAAGGGGCGTTCGATCTAAACGACTACATAGACTACATTATCGAAATACTCGACGTTCTGGGTAAGGGTTGCCACGTTATTGGTATTTGTCAGCCTGGGCCACCAGTACTCGCTGCGGTTGCGTACATGTCCGAGCACAATAGCCCTGCGCTACCTGCCACTATGACGTTTATGGGGTCACCCATTGATACCCGATTATCGCCCACCGTGCCTAACCAAGTCGCGATGGAAAGGCGATTTGAGTGGTTTAAAGACAACATGATTTATACCGTGCCCTGGCCTAACAAAGGCGTAACGAGGCGAGTGTATCCGGGCTTTTTACAATTAAGTGGTTTCATCACGATGAACCAAGAGCGCCATGTTACGGCGCATCATCAATATTTTGAGCATCTTGTTGAAGGCGACTGCGATAACGCCCAAAAACATCGCGATTTCTATGATGAATATCTCTCAGTGCTCGACTTAACGGAAGAGTTCTATCTGCAAACTATTCGTGACGTGTTTCAAGAGCACACGCTGGCGAAGGGAACCTTTATGCATAGGGGGCAGCTTGTTCGGCCTGAATGTATTACGCAGGTGGGCCTGATGACAGTGGAAGGTGAGAAAGACGATATTTCGGGTATTGGGCAAACGCAGGCCGCACACACGCTTTGTTGCAATATTCCACAGGAGCATCAGTTAGATTATATCCAAAAGGGTGTCGGCCACTATGGGGTATTCAGTGGGAGTCGTTTCCGCTCTGAGGTGAAGCCAAGAATGGAGCTGTTTTTCCAGAAATTTTTTGATGAAAAAACTGAGCGAAAATACCAAAAAGAAAACGCACCGTTGTTTGTGAGTGGTGCGTCCTCGTAA
- a CDS encoding carbon-nitrogen hydrolase, with protein sequence MSPHKKNRFIAAVVQQAISGNDKDENLRATEEHIRDAVAQGAELIVLQELHATQYFCQVEDTDAFDLAEPLDGITARFIAALADELNIVIVMSGFEKRAPGLYHNTAQVYDGDRGCVGIFRKMHIPDDPGFYEKFYFTPGDAEGAACNGFSPVQTRLGKLGVLVCWDQWYPEAARLMTLAGADCLIYPTAIGWDPNDDTDEQKRQLEAWITIQRSHAIANGLPVLVANRTGFELSPLSDGDGIEFWGSSFIVGPQGEFCLSPVVEVEGAFCAEVDLARSESVRRIWPFLRDRRIDAYHNLTRRWLD encoded by the coding sequence ATGAGCCCTCATAAAAAAAATCGTTTTATCGCCGCCGTGGTTCAACAAGCCATCTCTGGCAATGATAAAGACGAGAACTTGCGCGCAACGGAAGAGCACATTCGCGATGCGGTAGCTCAAGGCGCTGAGCTTATCGTGCTACAAGAATTACACGCTACGCAATATTTTTGTCAAGTTGAAGATACCGATGCGTTCGATTTAGCCGAACCTTTAGACGGCATAACGGCACGTTTTATCGCGGCACTCGCGGATGAACTTAATATCGTGATAGTGATGTCAGGTTTCGAAAAGAGGGCGCCTGGCCTCTACCACAATACTGCACAGGTTTATGATGGCGATCGTGGTTGTGTGGGTATCTTTAGGAAGATGCACATTCCAGATGATCCAGGTTTTTATGAAAAGTTTTACTTTACCCCGGGCGATGCAGAAGGTGCAGCCTGCAATGGTTTTTCGCCAGTACAAACACGGCTGGGTAAGCTGGGTGTGCTTGTTTGCTGGGATCAATGGTACCCCGAAGCCGCTCGCTTAATGACGCTGGCAGGAGCCGATTGCCTGATTTATCCAACCGCAATAGGGTGGGACCCAAATGACGATACGGACGAACAGAAGCGGCAATTAGAGGCGTGGATCACAATTCAGCGGTCCCATGCAATTGCTAATGGCCTGCCGGTTCTTGTTGCGAATCGCACGGGTTTCGAGTTGTCGCCTCTGAGCGATGGCGACGGCATAGAATTTTGGGGGTCTAGTTTTATCGTTGGCCCGCAAGGTGAATTTTGTTTGTCGCCGGTTGTAGAAGTGGAAGGCGCCTTTTGTGCCGAGGTAGATCTTGCACGATCAGAGTCCGTGCGTCGGATCTGGCCTTTTCTTCGCGATAGGCGTATAGATGCCTATCACAACCTAACCCGACGATGGCTCGACTAA
- a CDS encoding agmatine deiminase family protein gives MRLLPEYSSITSLLLALPYKGSDWDAVIDEALECYRSMVTNFLQHDNSLIVQLLAKPGSDWASWLEKLCRTANLSNAERSRLVIITDIDYDDTWIRDYGPLSFIEDENQQGASHYSYKSFNFNGWGQKYSSQADNQAALALVRYGIAPQLKSDFVIEGGGLEINGKGVLLVNRDCVVDDKRNAGLNDLAVSTMLYKTLGLHDIKWLHNIQLTGDDTDGHIDTIARFINDDTVVCCGRNRQHHDAEALEALNRQLEGICNEQQWTLHTVPMPIVRSKVDDRLLPATYANFLICNGHIYVPTYGVREDAEAISTMTAIAPNYTIVPIRCEALLEQHGSLHCATMQIAGDAL, from the coding sequence GTGCGCCTACTACCTGAATACTCTTCGATAACCTCATTGTTATTAGCGCTGCCGTATAAAGGCAGTGACTGGGATGCGGTTATTGATGAAGCACTTGAGTGCTATCGCTCGATGGTTACTAACTTTCTGCAGCACGACAATAGTCTTATAGTACAACTACTCGCTAAACCGGGAAGTGACTGGGCCTCGTGGCTAGAAAAGCTTTGCCGTACAGCTAATTTGTCAAATGCTGAACGGTCCCGTTTAGTTATTATTACCGATATCGACTATGACGATACATGGATTCGAGACTACGGCCCTCTGAGTTTTATTGAAGACGAAAACCAGCAGGGTGCATCGCACTACAGTTATAAATCGTTTAATTTTAACGGCTGGGGTCAAAAATATTCATCGCAGGCCGATAATCAAGCGGCCTTAGCGTTGGTGCGTTATGGCATTGCTCCGCAATTAAAAAGCGATTTTGTGATTGAAGGTGGCGGTCTCGAGATAAACGGTAAGGGCGTCTTATTGGTTAACCGTGATTGTGTTGTGGACGATAAACGCAACGCTGGGCTAAATGACCTTGCGGTCTCCACTATGCTGTATAAAACGTTAGGTCTTCACGATATTAAATGGCTACACAATATCCAGCTTACCGGTGACGATACTGACGGCCACATAGATACCATTGCCCGCTTTATAAATGACGACACAGTCGTGTGCTGTGGTCGTAACCGGCAGCATCACGATGCCGAAGCCCTAGAAGCATTAAACCGACAATTAGAGGGCATTTGTAACGAACAACAATGGACATTGCACACAGTGCCAATGCCTATTGTGCGAAGCAAGGTGGACGACCGTTTACTTCCCGCTACCTACGCTAACTTCCTTATCTGTAACGGCCATATTTATGTGCCAACCTACGGGGTTAGGGAGGATGCAGAGGCCATTTCAACAATGACTGCCATTGCACCCAATTACACAATTGTTCCAATACGGTGTGAAGCTTTACTGGAGCAGCATGGCAGTTTACATTGCGCAACGATGCAAATTGCAGGAGACGCTCTATGA
- a CDS encoding DsbE family thiol:disulfide interchange protein, whose translation MNRFKLFIPLIIFVVMAAFLWRGLSIDPNHLPSALIDKPVPAFDLPNLLRADERVTNADLAGKPYLLNVWATWCPSCRIEHPFLNKLAGQGVAIVGLNYKDENEPAREWLKNFEDPYIINIADQDGRFGLDLGVYGAPETFVVDAEGIIRYKHVGVVDERVWRSTLAPIFNQ comes from the coding sequence GTGAACCGGTTTAAGTTATTTATTCCCTTAATTATTTTTGTGGTAATGGCCGCTTTTTTGTGGAGGGGGCTTTCAATAGATCCAAATCATTTGCCGTCTGCGCTTATCGATAAACCCGTGCCAGCATTTGATCTTCCCAATTTATTGCGTGCAGATGAGCGTGTTACCAACGCCGATTTGGCCGGTAAACCTTATTTGCTTAATGTGTGGGCAACGTGGTGCCCAAGCTGTCGAATAGAGCACCCGTTTTTAAATAAATTGGCGGGCCAAGGTGTTGCTATAGTTGGGCTTAATTATAAGGATGAAAACGAGCCTGCTCGCGAATGGCTTAAAAACTTTGAAGATCCGTACATTATTAATATTGCAGATCAAGATGGTAGATTTGGCCTGGATTTAGGCGTTTATGGAGCGCCAGAAACGTTTGTTGTCGATGCTGAAGGCATTATTCGTTACAAGCACGTTGGTGTTGTTGACGAGCGTGTTTGGCGATCGACACTAGCGCCGATCTTTAATCAATAG
- a CDS encoding cytochrome c maturation protein CcmE produces the protein MHPKRKQRLILVTFIVVLSSTVIGLSIYAMRDNFNLFYPPSAIVKGEAPVGKTIRAGGCVVPGSLVRSKDSLVVDFKVTDGIAELAVMHDGILPDLFGEGEAAVLTGQLNTEGVFIATKVLAKHDETYTPPEVADTVQTNGEEHTATCKGLSYDS, from the coding sequence ATGCACCCTAAAAGAAAACAACGCTTAATTCTTGTGACCTTTATTGTTGTGTTAAGCAGTACGGTCATAGGTTTATCCATCTATGCTATGCGCGACAACTTCAACTTGTTTTACCCGCCTTCAGCGATTGTTAAAGGCGAGGCACCTGTTGGTAAAACAATTCGTGCCGGAGGCTGTGTGGTGCCTGGTAGTCTTGTAAGGTCAAAAGACAGTTTAGTGGTCGATTTCAAAGTGACCGATGGTATTGCGGAGCTAGCTGTAATGCATGATGGTATATTGCCGGATCTATTCGGCGAAGGTGAAGCAGCGGTTCTTACGGGCCAACTAAATACGGAAGGGGTTTTTATTGCTACAAAAGTTCTTGCAAAACATGACGAGACCTACACGCCACCAGAAGTTGCCGATACAGTACAAACTAACGGTGAAGAGCATACTGCCACCTGTAAAGGCCTAAGTTATGATTCCTGA
- the ccmD gene encoding heme exporter protein CcmD, giving the protein MDVVFQFSSVQDFFSMNGHGPYVWASYLITFSGIALLALSCTAAKRKFIKTQRSILSRKTD; this is encoded by the coding sequence ATGGACGTAGTTTTCCAATTTTCCAGTGTTCAAGACTTTTTTTCTATGAATGGCCACGGCCCTTATGTTTGGGCGAGCTATTTAATAACGTTTAGCGGTATTGCTTTGTTGGCACTGTCTTGTACCGCGGCTAAACGCAAATTCATAAAAACCCAACGCTCTATTTTGAGCCGAAAAACGGATTAA
- a CDS encoding heme ABC transporter permease has product MAWQWFHRLGSPRWFFEKTAVWSVGLGVLAVVMLIIGSLWGLGFAPQDAKQGNSYRIIFIHVPSSFLALAGYYIMAISGAIGLIWRMKMSFIVMKCAAPLGAVLTFIALITGAIWGKPTWGTWWEWDARITSMLVLFFLYLGIIALQEAYKNQESADKTSAILALVGMVNIPIIYKSVDWWYTLHQPATLKLTEKSSIDPSMAYPLIWMILAFYVTYAWLLLMGTRVEILQREKRTRWVQTLILGGH; this is encoded by the coding sequence GTGGCTTGGCAGTGGTTTCACCGATTAGGTTCTCCTCGTTGGTTTTTTGAAAAAACAGCAGTGTGGAGTGTGGGGCTTGGGGTGTTAGCCGTGGTTATGCTTATTATTGGCAGTCTATGGGGGTTGGGCTTTGCGCCACAAGATGCCAAACAAGGTAATAGCTACCGCATAATATTCATACATGTACCGTCGTCATTTTTAGCCTTAGCGGGCTATTACATAATGGCGATTAGTGGCGCTATTGGCTTGATTTGGCGAATGAAAATGTCGTTTATTGTGATGAAGTGCGCGGCTCCATTAGGCGCTGTGCTCACTTTTATAGCGCTTATCACCGGCGCTATATGGGGAAAACCCACATGGGGCACGTGGTGGGAGTGGGATGCTCGTATCACTTCGATGCTGGTATTGTTTTTTTTGTATTTGGGTATCATTGCGCTACAAGAAGCTTATAAAAATCAAGAGAGCGCAGATAAAACCAGCGCCATACTGGCATTAGTTGGCATGGTGAACATTCCTATTATTTATAAATCGGTTGATTGGTGGTACACACTGCATCAACCGGCCACGCTTAAATTAACCGAAAAATCTTCTATCGACCCGAGTATGGCTTACCCCTTAATTTGGATGATTTTAGCGTTTTATGTCACCTATGCCTGGCTACTGCTAATGGGCACCCGTGTTGAAATTCTTCAGCGAGAAAAACGAACGCGCTGGGTTCAAACATTAATTTTGGGAGGACACTAA